The following are from one region of the Polyangium spumosum genome:
- a CDS encoding RNA polymerase sigma factor — protein sequence MERATKLSRLWAELLAVRPELARFVRRGRRGPKADDRVQEVMTRAFARLPSYVPHEDGVRPWAFGIAKNVERETRRAERRERRVFSADTSDAEPAGRGRTPEEDAFLAEARTKLTAAISTMPERYLAVFMLVDLMDVSYEETAEKLRISIGTVKSRRSAAIDHLRYHLGEREDWIGALFVRLRRSASMRRAYEWAYQAAHVCGPIIFAVACMHGPEPERTSARALLTGAARALTGLITDVASVVPDDVTPAPAPAPSDVEPQPRASPPPARPRTQEAPDATDEGASTDPERSTTEGRGWSL from the coding sequence ATGGAGCGTGCTACCAAACTTTCACGACTGTGGGCAGAGTTGCTCGCCGTTCGCCCTGAGCTCGCCCGTTTCGTGCGTCGCGGGCGACGAGGCCCGAAAGCCGATGATCGAGTCCAGGAAGTGATGACGCGGGCGTTTGCCCGCCTCCCCTCCTACGTGCCGCACGAGGACGGCGTTCGCCCTTGGGCGTTCGGCATCGCGAAGAACGTCGAGCGCGAGACGCGTCGCGCAGAGCGTCGCGAGCGGCGCGTGTTCTCCGCGGACACGAGCGACGCCGAACCGGCGGGCCGCGGGCGGACTCCCGAGGAAGACGCCTTCCTCGCCGAAGCCCGAACCAAGCTCACGGCGGCGATAAGCACGATGCCGGAGCGATACCTCGCGGTGTTCATGCTCGTCGACCTCATGGACGTCTCGTACGAGGAGACCGCGGAGAAGCTGCGGATATCGATCGGCACGGTGAAGTCGAGGCGTTCGGCCGCCATCGACCACCTTCGCTACCACCTCGGGGAGCGCGAGGATTGGATCGGCGCGCTTTTCGTGCGGCTACGTCGCTCTGCCTCGATGCGACGCGCGTACGAATGGGCGTATCAGGCCGCGCATGTGTGCGGGCCGATCATCTTTGCGGTCGCGTGCATGCATGGCCCGGAGCCGGAGCGCACTTCTGCGCGAGCGCTGCTCACGGGCGCGGCGCGCGCGCTGACGGGGCTCATAACGGACGTCGCGTCCGTCGTGCCCGACGATGTCACGCCCGCGCCCGCGCCCGCGCCGTCGGATGTCGAGCCGCAGCCGCGCGCATCGCCGCCTCCCGCTCGCCCGCGCACGCAGGAAGCACCGGACGCCACGGACGAGGGCGCGAGCACCGATCCAGAGCGCTCAACGACGGAAGGGAGAGGTTGGTCCCTCTAG